The following coding sequences are from one Humulus lupulus chromosome X, drHumLupu1.1, whole genome shotgun sequence window:
- the LOC133805165 gene encoding 7-deoxyloganetin glucosyltransferase-like codes for MGSISLLEKPHAVCIPFPAQGHINPMLKLAKLLHSRGFHITFVNTEFNHKRLLKVRGPNSLDGLPSFQFETIPDGLPPTDVDATQDIPALCYSTPRHSLVPFKNLLAKLNSSPVVPPVTCVFSDGVLSFTLDAAEELGIPEVLFWTTSACGFMGYVHYKGLIERGLIPLKDESYLTNGYLNTPLDWIPGMKNIRLRDIPTFIRTTDPNDNMIKVAMTEIERTQKASAVILNTFYDLEHDVLDSLKTILAPPVYSIGSLSLLVNQIPSTIPNSVGSNLWKEDLTCLDWLDSKEPNSVVYVNFGSITVMTPAQLIEFAWGLANSNKTFLWVTRHDLVAGETAVLTLEFAAATENRSLLTSWCPQEQVLNHKAVGGFLTHSGWNSTLESICSGVPMLCWPFFADQQTNCRYSCEEWGIGTEIESDAKRDEIQRLVIELMDGEKGEAMKKKAQWWRNMAFEATSAGSGSSFANFEKVVQHLLQTQALTD; via the exons ATGGGTTCCATTTCTTTACTCGAAAAACCTCACGCCGTTTGCATACCCTTCCCAGCTCAGGGACACATAAACCCTATGCTTAAACTAGCCAAACTGCTCCACTCCAGAGGGTTTCATATAACATTCGTCAACACAGAGTTCAACCACAAACGCCTGCTCAAGGTTCGTGGACCAAACTCTCTTGACGGTCTGCCCTCGTTTCAGTTCGAAACCATTCCCGACGGTCTCCCTCCCACCGACGTGGACGCAACCCAAGACATACCCGCTTTGTGTTACTCAACTCCTAGGCATAGCTTAGTTCCTTTCAAAAACCTTCTGGCCAAGTTGAACTCTTCACCAGTTGTTCCTCCGGTCACCTGTGTCTTCTCCGATGGGGTTCTGAGCTTTACTCTTGACGCGGCTGAAGAGCTTGGTATCCCTGAAGTTCTATTCTGGACTACTAGTGCTTGCGGTTTCATGGGTTACGTTCATTACAAAGGACTCATCGAAAGGGGTCTTATTCCATTAAAag ATGAGAGTTACCTTACAAATGGGTATTTGAATACTCCATTAGATTGGATACCGGGTATGAAAAACATCCGATTAAGGGACATACCAACCTTCATAAGAACAACTGATCCAAATGATAACATGATAAAGGTTGCAATGACCGAAATCGAACGAACACAGAAAGCTTCGGCAGTCATTTTAAACACCTTTTACGATCTTGAACACGACGTTTTGGACTCACTCAAGACCATTCTGGCTCCACCCGTATACTCAATCGGCTCCCTCAGCCTCTTAGTCAATCAAATCCCCTCGACCATTCCCAACTCCGTTGGGTCAAACCTCTGGAAAGAAGATCTTACTTGCCTCGACTGGCTTGATTCTAAAGAACCCAACTCAGTCGTTTACGTAAATTTTGGGAGCATCACCGTGATGACGCCGGCTCAACTTATTGAGTTCGCATGGGGACTAGCCAACAGCAACAAAACGTTTCTTTGGGTCACACGTCACGACCTTGTCGCCGGCGAAACGGCGGTGCTTACGCTAGAGTTCGCAGCGGCGACGGAGAACCGGAGTTTGTTAACGAGTTGGTGCCCTCAAGAACAGGTGCTGAACCACAAGGCCGTAGGGGGTTTCTTGACACATAGTGGGTGGAACTCGACGCTGGAGAGTATATGCAGCGGCGTTCCGATGCTGTGCTGGCCCTTCTTCGCTGACCAACAGACTAATTGCAGGTACAGTTGCGAAGAATGGGGGATTGGTACGGAGATTGAGAGTGATGCCAAGAGAGATGAGATACAGCGTTTGGTGATAGAGTTAATGGATGGAGAAAAGGGTGAAGCTATGAAGAAGAAAGCTCAGTGGTGGAGAAACATGGCGTTTGAAGCAACGAGCGCCGGTTCGGGTTCGTCTTTTGCGAATTTTGAGAAGGTCGTTCAACACCTGTTACAAACTCAAGCTTTGACCGATTAA